The Anabaena sp. WA102 genome contains a region encoding:
- a CDS encoding chlororespiratory reduction protein 7: protein MPNQLMYQQDDFVVLETNQPEQFLTVAELLLKLETTLLQISQEDLPLDLQKFNSISQQAQYLLDTSCNLDLGPGKYLQWYAVRLEK, encoded by the coding sequence ATGCCAAATCAATTAATGTATCAACAGGATGATTTTGTTGTTTTAGAGACAAATCAACCAGAACAATTTCTCACCGTAGCTGAATTACTACTCAAGCTGGAAACAACCCTATTGCAAATCTCACAGGAGGATTTACCACTAGATTTACAAAAATTTAATTCAATCAGCCAACAAGCACAATATTTACTAGATACTAGTTGTAATTTAGATTTAGGTCCAGGAAAATATTTACAGTGGTATGCAGTCAGGTTGGAAAAATAA
- a CDS encoding cation diffusion facilitator family transporter — MIYDNRTEVRRVLIITLLLNIFVMGLKALVGYWTGSLSLLADALHSVTDSANNVLGLVAIKFSSPLPDREHPYGHNKFEAVGALGIAAFLGIACFEIVQGAVERILKGGEPVRVSPPELWLLLIVLGVNIFVAFYERNVGKRVGSSILIADATHTMSDVWVTISVIGGLIGVWLGYQWLDVVLAFPVALLVFWSGWSVLTENLPWLVDQMAIAPETIHAIAVSVPGVLNCHDIASRGVIGRQVFIEMHLIVDAPDVETAHNITEEVEKQLEQRFHPVRILIHVEPPAYQSESITFETEHR, encoded by the coding sequence ATGATTTACGATAACCGCACTGAAGTAAGAAGAGTTTTAATCATTACACTATTACTAAACATATTCGTGATGGGGTTAAAAGCCCTGGTGGGCTATTGGACAGGTTCTTTAAGCTTACTGGCTGATGCCTTACATAGTGTGACAGATAGTGCTAATAATGTCTTAGGATTAGTGGCTATTAAGTTTTCTTCACCGTTGCCAGATCGGGAGCATCCCTACGGACATAATAAGTTTGAAGCAGTGGGGGCTTTGGGTATTGCTGCATTTTTAGGAATAGCCTGTTTTGAAATTGTCCAAGGTGCAGTAGAAAGGATTCTCAAAGGTGGTGAACCTGTGAGAGTATCACCTCCAGAATTGTGGTTATTATTAATTGTTTTAGGAGTAAATATTTTTGTCGCTTTTTATGAACGGAATGTGGGAAAAAGGGTAGGTAGTTCGATTCTAATCGCTGATGCTACCCATACTATGAGCGATGTTTGGGTGACAATTTCGGTTATTGGTGGTTTAATTGGTGTGTGGCTGGGTTATCAATGGTTAGATGTGGTACTAGCTTTCCCGGTGGCTCTACTGGTATTTTGGAGTGGTTGGTCAGTCTTAACTGAAAATTTACCTTGGTTGGTGGATCAAATGGCGATCGCCCCAGAAACAATTCATGCGATCGCCGTTTCCGTCCCCGGTGTCCTCAACTGTCATGATATCGCTTCTCGTGGTGTCATTGGTCGTCAAGTTTTTATAGAAATGCACCTCATTGTAGATGCACCAGATGTAGAGACAGCCCACAACATCACGGAAGAAGTCGAAAAACAACTAGAACAACGTTTTCATCCTGTGAGGATTCTCATTCATGTTGAACCACCTGCATATCAGTCTGAGAGCATAACTTTTGAAACCGAACATAGATAA